Part of the Candidatus Rokuibacteriota bacterium genome, ACGGACGTGCTCAAGGCTCAGCCCGACTATACGGAAGCGCTCCTCCTCCAGGGCCTCGTCAAGCTCGAGCTGCGCAAGCTCGATGAGGCCGAGGTCCTGCTGAAGCGGGTTACGAAGAAGGAGCCGCAGTCTCAGTGGGGTCGCCTCGGGTTGGGCGTGCTCCGACGCCTCAGGGCTCAGCTCGCGCAGTCACGAGCCGAGTTGGAGAAGCTTGCGAAGGACAAGCCGGACTGGGCTCTCGCCCAGTTCGAGCTTGGCAGGACGCTTCTCGCCCTGGGGGATCTGGACGCGGCGCTCAAGGCTTTCGAGCGCACCGAGCAAACGAGTTCCGACCCGAACGTCGCGAAGGTGCGCGTCGGCGAGGCTCTGTTGGCCTCCGGCGATACTGAACGGGCATTGGCGCGGGCACGATCAGCCGCGAGCTCGCCAACCGCCGGCGCCCTGGCCCGTCAGCTCCTGATCAAGGCGTATGCCGCCCAGGGTCGGCCCGAGCAGGCCGAAGCCGACCTGAAGGCGGCCGCGGCGAAGGCCTCGGATCTCTCCGCCGCGCTCGACCTCGGGAACTTCTACCTGAGGATCCGGCGCCCGAAGGAGGCGGTCGAGGCTTTCGAGGGGGTCACCCGTGTCCGGCCGGATGCCGAGGAGCGATTCGTGGGGCTTGCGCTCGCCTACGCAGCCCTTGGAGACAAGGCGGAGGCGCTGGCCGCGGCCAACCGGGTCGTCAAAGCCCAGAACGGCTCGGCCGACTCTCAGGCCTTCCTGGGCTCCATTCACGAGCGCCTCGGCCAGCGGCGGGAGGCAGAAGCCATTTACCGCGCGATCCTCGGCCGGGACCCTGCAAACCTCGAGGCCGGGCGCGCCCTGGCCGCCCTTCACGCCCGCGACCGGCGGTACGCCGAAGCGACCCGTCTGCTGGAGGATCTCGCGAAGTCGCATCCGAGATCTCCGGCGCCTGTCTTCGATCTGGCCGGGGTCTATCTCCAGTCCGGGAAGTCGAGCCAGGCGATCACCGCCTACCGCGAGGCGCTGGTGCGGGGCGGCGATGACCCGGCAGTGCTGAACAACCTCGCCTACCTGCTCGGCAAGGACGCGGGCACTCGCGCCGAGGCTGTCCGGTACGCCGAGCGCGCCCACCGGATGGCTCCCGCGAGCCCGAGCGCGGCGGACACGCTCGGGTGGCTCTTGTTCCTCCAGGGCGACGTCTCCCGATCAGAGAAGCTGGTCGCCGCCGCGGCCAAGACCGATGCTAAAAACCCCGAGATCCACTACCACCTGGGTGCGGTGCTGGCGAAGCTCGGCAAACGGGCAGAGGCGCGTAAGGAGCTCGAGCTGGCCCTTCGGGCCCCCGGCTTTCCCGAGGCCGCGGAAGCCAGGCGAATCCTGGACTCTCTTCGCTAGGGCCCGGAGGCCGGGCTGTCGGACGGAGACCTTCTGACACCGCGCTGACCCCGCAGCCTCGGGTTCTGTGTCGGAAGCTTTGACAGTCGTCGAGCGGTAGCGAACAAGAGTCACACAAAATCACCACTTTAGACGCTGGCATGGCGCCTGCAGTGGCTGTGTGCAAGGCGGAACTTAGGCTTATGCCCTGTAATTACTTCGCGAGGAGCCGCACATGAGAGCAGCGTTCAGAGGGTTGTTCGTGGCAGTCATCGGGGTTGCGCTGGGCTTGGCGGCGCTGGCAGGCCCGGCCTCGGCGACCCTGAACCCCTTCAAGACCTTCCAGAACGCCGCGCTCTCGATCGACGGCGCCACGGACGTGGAGGCCATCAACGCCCTCCAGTCGAACACCCCCGCGGGCGCGACGATTCTCGCGGCCTACCTCTATGTCGCCGACGTGGCCGGCAGTGGCGTGGCCGGCGATGTCACGCTGAATGGAGCGTTCCTCCCCGTGGCGGGCGGGACCCTGCTCGGCCCTGACGCGAACTTTGCCAATACCCGGCGGTTCGACGTCACGAAGAACGTGGCCGCTGCAATCACGCTCGCGGGTGTTGGGCTCGTCACCCACAGGTACTCGGAGGCCGGCTTCACGGACGGGGCCGTCCTCGTCGTGGCGTGGCAGAATGCGAGCACGACGGGCGGCACCGCGATCATCCTCGACGGCGAGCTGGCCATTGCCGGAGACTCGACCACCTTCGTCTTCGGGGGGCCCTACGCTGGGGGCGACCTCCTCATGTCCCTGGCGAGCAGCTTCAGCTTCGGGCTCTCTCAGTTTACGATAGTCGATGTGACGACGACCTCTAACCCGTTGCGCCGTCTGACCCAATGCGCGGGAGGCAACGAGGACGGGAATTTCGTTGGCCTCGACGGGGCCTTGATGACGGTGGGCGGCATCGGCGACAGTCCGACGAACCCCGTGCCGTCTTGCAATGGAAATGCTGCCGACGACGAGCTCTACAACCTCGCGCTCGGGGACAGCGTAAACCCCCTGCCGTTCATCCAGATCGGGGACACGTTCATCCGGTTCAACACCGTGAACCCGAGCCACGACGACAACGTCTTCG contains:
- a CDS encoding tetratricopeptide repeat protein, which codes for MRFILVLLGLLLVPLVSASAAPVGPLELSKPEQVPPKLAEAVAALNRKEPDKARALAREFLKEQPNSAYGHEVLGVAELVSGQWKDAERALLGALKIDPNRLGARLLLGQLYLQTGEPKKAEPQLREAIRISPNTAVVRRTLAEALLRLGRPREALSEAQESLRLNKAPDLESQFLLASILNELGRVGEAELQLTDVLKAQPDYTEALLLQGLVKLELRKLDEAEVLLKRVTKKEPQSQWGRLGLGVLRRLRAQLAQSRAELEKLAKDKPDWALAQFELGRTLLALGDLDAALKAFERTEQTSSDPNVAKVRVGEALLASGDTERALARARSAASSPTAGALARQLLIKAYAAQGRPEQAEADLKAAAAKASDLSAALDLGNFYLRIRRPKEAVEAFEGVTRVRPDAEERFVGLALAYAALGDKAEALAAANRVVKAQNGSADSQAFLGSIHERLGQRREAEAIYRAILGRDPANLEAGRALAALHARDRRYAEATRLLEDLAKSHPRSPAPVFDLAGVYLQSGKSSQAITAYREALVRGGDDPAVLNNLAYLLGKDAGTRAEAVRYAERAHRMAPASPSAADTLGWLLFLQGDVSRSEKLVAAAAKTDAKNPEIHYHLGAVLAKLGKRAEARKELELALRAPGFPEAAEARRILDSLR
- a CDS encoding PEP-CTERM sorting domain-containing protein gives rise to the protein MRAAFRGLFVAVIGVALGLAALAGPASATLNPFKTFQNAALSIDGATDVEAINALQSNTPAGATILAAYLYVADVAGSGVAGDVTLNGAFLPVAGGTLLGPDANFANTRRFDVTKNVAAAITLAGVGLVTHRYSEAGFTDGAVLVVAWQNASTTGGTAIILDGELAIAGDSTTFVFGGPYAGGDLLMSLASSFSFGLSQFTIVDVTTTSNPLRRLTQCAGGNEDGNFVGLDGALMTVGGIGDSPTNPVPSCNGNAADDELYNLALGDSVNPLPFIQIGDTFIRFNTVNPSHDDNVFALFFSSAFRVEQPGPGPVPEPASLVLLGAGLAGLAFYFRRGRRR